In Oryzihumus leptocrescens, the following are encoded in one genomic region:
- a CDS encoding WXG100 family type VII secretion target — protein sequence MSSQFSVDTERIAAASSDIKRISGEVDAQVTAMMSRLTGLQDAWQGSASQRFQGVVTEWRATQLRVRESLDHISQALAQAGSSYNQAEQQNTAMFSG from the coding sequence ATGAGCAGTCAGTTCAGCGTGGACACCGAGCGGATCGCGGCCGCCTCGAGCGACATCAAGCGGATCTCCGGCGAGGTCGACGCGCAGGTCACGGCGATGATGAGCCGGCTCACCGGCCTGCAGGACGCCTGGCAGGGGTCGGCCTCGCAGCGGTTCCAGGGCGTGGTCACCGAGTGGCGGGCCACCCAGCTGCGGGTGCGCGAGTCGCTCGACCACATCAGCCAGGCGCTGGCCCAGGCGGGCAGCTCCTACAACCAGGCCGAGCAGCAGAACACCGCGATGTTCAGCGGCTGA